One genomic segment of Streptomyces sp. NBC_00239 includes these proteins:
- a CDS encoding winged helix-turn-helix transcriptional regulator, whose translation MDCAATPSQDLAFDAFARSCPSRETLGHVTGRWGTLTVSALYDGACRFNELRRRVDGVSEKMLSQTLQALERDGIVHREAQPTNPPRVDYELTPLGRGVAERLVPLIRFLEEGTPEVMASRERYDAARGGL comes from the coding sequence ATGGACTGCGCCGCCACCCCCTCCCAAGACCTGGCGTTCGATGCCTTCGCCCGCAGCTGCCCCTCGCGGGAGACCCTCGGGCACGTCACCGGCCGCTGGGGCACGCTCACGGTCAGCGCGCTGTACGACGGCGCGTGCCGGTTCAACGAGCTGCGCCGACGGGTCGACGGCGTGAGCGAGAAGATGCTCTCCCAGACCCTGCAGGCGCTCGAACGCGACGGCATCGTGCACCGCGAGGCCCAGCCGACGAACCCGCCACGGGTCGATTACGAGCTGACCCCGCTGGGCCGGGGCGTCGCGGAGCGGCTCGTCCCGCTGATCCGCTTCCTCGAAGAGGGCACTCCGGAGGTCATGGCCTCACGGGAGCGTTACGACGCGGCGCGCGGCGGCCTCTGA